The following proteins are encoded in a genomic region of Necator americanus strain Aroian chromosome II, whole genome shotgun sequence:
- a CDS encoding hypothetical protein (NECATOR_CHRII.G4785.T1), whose amino-acid sequence MLQLQYFNDEYDSDRNMRQSIVLKARVNDIEQAENAIFELTESLGTFFIQEDVYFNVPNGNLKLRIMHPNRCGQLIYNSLSEKSDHKLSESQVTEVEDVYSIRATLNAALGERGTITKKRRAFTMNDARIYLDDVDHVGQFIDIAVTLTSSEPDACIARAKEIRDHLKIDEDAIVPAAYLDMMMENLSFDDDPPSRKSTKSGSETESDDSVLNSREC is encoded by the exons ATGCTTCAACTTCAATATTTTAACGATGAGTACGATTCCGATCGAAA TATGCGTCAATCGATTGTTCTAAAAGCTCGTGTCAACGATATCGAGCAAGCTGAAAATGCTATATTTGAGCTCACGGAATCACTTGGAACATTTTTCATACAGGAAGATGTTTATTTCAATGTGCCAAATGGGAATCTAAAGCTTCGTATTATGCACCCTAAC AGATGCGGACAATTGATTTACAACTCATTATCTGAAAAGTCCGACCACAAACTCAGCGAATCACAAGTGACAGAAGTGGAGGATGTGTACTCCATTCGG gccACGTTAAATGCTGCACTTGGTGAACGGGGTACAATCACAAAGAAACGCCGTGCGTTCACAATGAATGATGCAAGGATCTATCTGGATGACGTGGATCATGTTGGACAATTCATAGATATTGCT GTAACGCTGACATCATCAGAGCCAGATGCGTGCATCGCTCGTGCTAAAGAAATTCGTGATCATCTAAAAATTGACGAAGATGCTATTGTTCCCGCCGCTTACCTGGACATGATGATGGAGAATCTATCGTTCGATGATGATCCACCgtcaagaaaatcaacaaaaagtgGTTCGGAAACCGAAAGTGACGATTCAGTGTTGAACAGTCGCGAATGCTGA